The following coding sequences are from one Saprospiraceae bacterium window:
- a CDS encoding response regulator transcription factor, with protein MIRTLIVDDEPLAGEILETYISQLPNIQLVGRCFNALEANEMLQNERVDLLLLDIEMPILRGVDFLKQLSSPPLVIFTTAYPEFAVEGFNLNAIDYLLKPISFERFLKAINKVTEKLKLQAAPEKESSFQDYIFVKADKKLVKLNFSDILYIEGLKDYVIIRTESGRVITLQTMKSLEDKLPPSLFLRIHRSYIVNLKKINSIIGQGVEVIEKAQAKLLPVGKNYKDSLELLVDQSKL; from the coding sequence GATCAGGACTTTAATCGTGGACGACGAACCACTGGCTGGAGAAATATTGGAGACTTACATATCTCAACTGCCAAATATACAACTAGTTGGCAGATGCTTTAATGCATTGGAAGCGAATGAGATGTTGCAAAACGAAAGGGTGGATTTACTTTTACTCGATATCGAAATGCCTATACTCAGAGGAGTTGATTTTTTGAAGCAACTCAGCTCACCTCCTTTGGTTATTTTCACTACGGCATATCCTGAATTTGCTGTTGAAGGATTTAATTTAAACGCAATTGATTATCTTTTAAAACCTATTTCATTTGAACGGTTCTTAAAAGCAATCAATAAAGTCACCGAAAAACTCAAACTGCAAGCAGCACCTGAAAAAGAATCAAGTTTTCAGGATTATATATTTGTAAAGGCAGATAAAAAACTTGTCAAGCTCAACTTTTCTGACATTTTATATATAGAAGGTTTGAAGGATTATGTGATTATACGCACCGAATCAGGACGTGTCATTACTCTTCAAACCATGAAAAGTCTGGAAGACAAACTACCTCCTAGCTTATTCCTAAGAATCCACCGATCCTATATTGTCAACTTAAAAAAGATCAATTCCATCATTGGTCAAGGTGTTGAAGTAATCGAAAAAGCTCAGGCAAAACTGTTACCTGTAGGTAAAAACTACAAGGATTCTTTAGAGCTTCTGGTGGATCAGTCAAAACTCTAA